The Rhodothermaceae bacterium genome includes a region encoding these proteins:
- a CDS encoding NUDIX hydrolase, which yields MGQSWKCKQRQDRGDFKVFTVRQDDCESPRTGQVHSFYVLEASDWVTIVPVTPEGKFVCIRQWRPGTSAVELELPGGIVDQGELPEEAAARELREETGYAAKTLIRLGSMSPNPAILTNRCHFFLASDAVPQGQQELDSAEEIDPVLIDQSMIPKLIADETLRHGIIIAALHYYDLYLKSGRA from the coding sequence ATGGGTCAATCATGGAAGTGTAAACAGCGCCAGGATCGTGGGGATTTCAAGGTGTTCACGGTGCGCCAGGACGATTGTGAATCCCCACGAACCGGCCAAGTCCATTCGTTTTATGTACTGGAGGCCTCTGACTGGGTCACGATCGTTCCTGTAACTCCAGAGGGTAAGTTTGTTTGTATCCGGCAGTGGCGGCCGGGGACTTCGGCCGTTGAACTAGAGTTGCCCGGAGGGATCGTAGATCAGGGTGAACTCCCCGAGGAGGCAGCTGCCCGTGAACTGCGTGAAGAAACCGGCTATGCAGCCAAGACACTCATTCGGCTGGGCTCTATGTCTCCGAACCCCGCGATCCTCACAAACCGGTGCCATTTTTTTCTGGCCAGTGATGCAGTCCCTCAGGGACAGCAAGAACTTGATTCAGCAGAGGAGATAGATCCTGTTCTGATTGATCAATCCATGATCCCGAAGCTGATTGCCGATGAAACACTGCGTCATGGTATTATTATAGCAGCACTTCACTACTACGACTTGTATCTAAAAAGTGGAAGAGCATAA